cgaagcagtggattttaccgggtgaacctgcgcgaaagatagcaaaaatcgttccatcggctggaaaggtcatggcgaccgttttttgggattcgcagggtattatacatattgagttcttagaaaaggggaaaacgataacagggcagtactatgccaatttattggatgaatttgacgctgggttgaaggacaaacgaccccatttaaaaaataaaaaagtactgtctcatcacgacaacggaccagctcattcgtctagagttgtgatggctaaattaacacaattacgctacgccctattgccttaccccccgtattctccagatttgaccccatgcgatttatttttgtttcccaacctgaaaaaatggctcggtggtaagcgatttggatcaaatgacgaagtcattgccgccacagaggcctattttaatgactttccgaaatcatactttttggatggtttattattgaagcttgaatataggtggaacaagtgtatagagttaaaaggagactatgaagaaaaataaatgcatataaacaaaaacaactgattatttttttcataaacgggtacttatcaaacagccctcgtatataATATTGCTCGAATAATAGAGAGGTAAATAACGAAATTTCAATTCTAATGTtgtatgaaaatgtttttttttttatattactctTTTACTCCGCAATCAGTGAACGCGACCACAAATTAATTGACGTTTGTCACTTGTTTCAACTTTCAACTGTCAGTCAGTGACGTGCGCGCAAGCGCATCGCCTTTCGTACTCGTACGTACGCAGTTAAAAATACAGCGCGACGAGTTCGAGCCGTATGACTtcgcatattttattttttacgacCCAGTGTTTCGGTTTACTTAATTAACAACACACGTACCTGGTAATCACGTTACTTTACTATTTTAACTCAACTTAAAGGCATACATTATGTTGCTTAGccacaaaattaaatcttaaaaagttttaaatgtatCTCGAAGAATTAATTTACTATTGAGCATTTGTTTCACAGTGCGTTATTGCTTGCATTTATATCAAGAATTAAAAGATTCGTCCTTTAACTTTCAGTTAGCATAAAAAAATGAAGTTCGCGCTGTTTTTATACGTGACGCTGTGTGTGCTGAATTTTTACGTAAACGGCAAATGGACTGCGCGGGAAGCTGCTAATGAGATTCCTACTCGTAGGCCATACAAATATGGTTCTGATCCACCACCACATACTGAGCTTATTGCTATGGCCAGATATACGCTTCATAATGCAGgtataatttacaaaatttcCTCTAGATTGCACTGTAGAAACTTTGTATGCAACACTTTgtgataatattatttagtgTGTTTTGTATCATCATCCTATTTCAGATTtcacatttaattttttacaactTAACATTgccgaaatatataggtacctatggttTTAATATATTGAAATGATATACTTTTTGCAGGATGATATTATTCATTAAGTATGATAATGAGCAACtaaattatgtaaacaaattCCTTTTCAGATTGGGCCTCCATCGCAACTGTATCCGTGTTGCCTGCTATTGAAGGTTTCCCATTCTCGAATGTGAAATCGATTGCTGATGGGTTCATTAAAAACTCAACTGGCATTCCTTATTTCTACATGTCACCGTTAGATTTTACTGCTAAGGATTTATCggtaaactatttttaattgttCAACCTCTAGCGGCCGccatacaagaaaaattggcAGTGAAATTTTAATCAATGGgattagattttttatttttattttatttatttaaggatcGCCAACGGTTAATACATCTACACAATTACATAAGAACAAGGACATTTAACATTAACAGATGCTTAGCCACTTATAGGTGACCACAGCTCACACACGTACATATCAAAGAGAGTATACATATAAACAACTAAAATAATTGAgaataaattaacttaaagtTACTTAAATTTACATAAGGTAGAGAAATATAAACAAGAAAACATGTAAGCATGCAGACATAGAATTAAAATAGTAGTAAAGTACCATTCGATGAAATGTAGAGGCCATTCCTCTAATGTGACTTATTTAGATGCGAGACAATTGAGTTTCTGAATTTTTAGATTagtaaataaacttttttttaaatcaaatgacAAAACAAAAGGCGTTCAGTCTAAATTTCATTTAAGGTAATCTGTAGTTGGTATTAGGACTGTGGGAAGCTACAGGTTAATGTCTCATTGATTTCATTAACAGACTTCCAATTTGATAAAGTtaacttatacagggtgtccccaaGACCATGGTAATCCATTGGGCACTGTTAGAACTGCTCATAAGCTATCAATAGACAAGATAGGGATATGTAAGTGTACTCATTTTTAGTAGTTTTAGGTTTATTTCACAGAGTTATTCATAATTGTAATTTCTGATTAACTTTTCCTTATGATCTTGTTCCCTAATTAACCATGTGCCAGGCTTTTTTTAGATAAACATTACTAGTAATCACCTAAAGTTAGTTTTTCCTTGGTAACCTTTCCTGTGGATACTACTAAAACCAGAACAGTAGGTACACAAATAAGTGAATATTACAGAACAAGGTCATAaggaaatacattttaaataaatatttttagaactatgtacaaaaaatagttGACCTGGATTTGAGCAGCTTTTTCAGTAACTATGAGTTGTTCACCTTTGAGCAAAAAACCTATTGATTTTCACTTTGATTTTTTAATATATCTTGTTTATTaccaccaatttttttttatagaaaaacaaCCGTGCTACAGTACTTGTGAGCTTAGAGGAGACAAGATACTGTGAGAGCCAGCAATGGGACCCTGAAGACCCTCGCTGCACCAGGCTGATGC
The sequence above is a segment of the Cydia amplana chromosome 2, ilCydAmpl1.1, whole genome shotgun sequence genome. Coding sequences within it:
- the LOC134662046 gene encoding protein CREG1, which encodes MKFALFLYVTLCVLNFYVNGKWTAREAANEIPTRRPYKYGSDPPPHTELIAMARYTLHNADWASIATVSVLPAIEGFPFSNVKSIADGFIKNSTGIPYFYMSPLDFTAKDLSKNNRATVLVSLEETRYCESQQWDPEDPRCTRLMLTGIMKKVKEGTPEYTFAKGALFERHPAMANFPSDHDWFVAKLKIAQIAMVDYFGGAKYIPVKDYLAYNYTQIVNIPRSQILNLQS